The following is a genomic window from Lactococcus allomyrinae.
GAATGCAACACGAGGTTTTTTTGCTTCTAAAATACGAACAAGTTCAAAAAAAAGATTGCCTCTACCTTGTTCATCGTTAAAGCCTTGACGATAACCAGCAATAGAAAAGGCTTGGCAAGGAAAACCTGCTAACATAATATCAAAATCTGGTATTTCATCAGCTTGTACATCATTTATATCACGTCGGTCTACCTTAACATCAAAGTTCAGCTCAAAAGTATCAGCAGCATAATTATCAAATTCATTAGCATATATTGTTTTGAAACCTGCATTTTCAAAACCTAAATCAATTCCGCCCACTCCAGCGAAAAAAGAAGCAATTTTCAACATAAATATTCTCCTATAAATCAAGTATGATATATAGTATACAACAAAAAGCGGCACGCCGCAATTTTAATAAACTGAAAAGGGAGATAAAACAACTCCCCTTTCAGTTTAGTGTCTATTATCTTCGATAATTCGACATCGTCTAATATCAAAAATAATATCTGGTTGTAAGTTTTTTGCGTCTACAAACAAAGATTGTAAACTCACGTGAGGACGCCTTCCAGCAGCTTTTTGTTCTTGTATAGTTTGAGTCTTATTTGCTGGATATTTCCCAAACTCTTCTGAATTAATGTTTAAATCATAAATATATAATTTATTTTCATCAAGATAAAATCTCAGAAATACTAAATTGTCAAAGACTGTTTTAGGTCCGAAAGAAGATAAATCTCCTTCAAACTTTGATGTTGCCTTAAACTCAATTTTTTTATTTGTGATTGGGTCTGTTGCATCACCGACTTCACTGCCCCTATTCCATAGATAGCCTAAGCAATAACATCCCATAGGTTCACTAATTGCATCAGGCATATTCATTCCTCGAGAACTAGTGTTTTTAATATAGGTGTTTAGGTCTTTCCATTTAAAGTAAGCATCACAAGTTGCATCTATTCTGGCATCATCAATTTCAATATATCCAAACTTTTTATAAGCCAATGAATCACCTTGGAGTTGTTTTATCCCCTAAGTAGCATTTTATCATAGAATAGAGATTTCTAAAGAAAATAAATAATGACTTTCGTTATCTTATCAGGCTATCAATCAGAATTGCGCTATTGATAATTTCTATTCTATCCAAAGAACTGTTTACATTATTCATAGCTAGCTGATTTCTGATACCTTCTGCTTCAATACTAGAAGAAACATTGTTAGCCATTTGATAAATTTCTTCACTAATTGATTCTCTTATTCTTTCTCCAGTTTTAATCATTGTATCAATCATAGATTGTCTTGTATCTCCAAGCTCTTTTAATACAGCTTGCTTAAATTTATCTTCAATAGCTAAGTTGGCTGCTTCTTTCCAAGTATCTGCCCTTCCTGATGATATTAGACTACTAAAAATTAGACTTGTTTCAATCATTCCCTCAGATTTATTTTTAGTCCATTGTTCTGGCATAGCTTTTCCAAGTCTAGTATTAGATTTTTCAAGCATAGAACTTTTCTTAAATTCTGATGTAAGATTTTTTACAGAAACTAAAAATTCTTCTCCTTTGTCTTTCCATATAGAAATATGTTCTTTTAGTATTTTAGCTCTTTCTAAATTATTTTTATATTCTTCTACATTTAGAGTTACAGAATAATTCAAAGAGTTAGGATAGTCATAATTTTTGCTATTCCGACAATAACTAGGCTTCCCATTTTTTATACTGTAATTTACTTTTGCCAAATCTAAAGGTATTTGTTTGATAAATTCTTGAATGCTATTTCCTTTTGATAATTTTAATTTCCAAAGTATTATTTTCCCAATTTTAAAAAGGATAGGCCATACAAATAAGGAAATAAATGAATACAAAAATATACGAGTATAATTAATATCTACAGGTCCAAATTTTGAAACTCTCGACTTTCCTATATATAACAGTCCATTTTCTGGAAATAAATATAAAAAAATTCCTAGGGTAATTGCTAAAGTTATATAGACCCAAAAAGATATTTTCATATTTTTTTTACCAACGAAAACTTTCTCAAGTTCACCTTTACTTTTGAAGTTTAAATGCTTAGTTAGGGAGTCAACAGTTAAATTTCGTCTTTGTTCCCTATATTCAGATTCCTGAGTTTTTATATTTTCTAGGTATTGCTGAATTTCTTTGTTAATTTCATTTAATTTTTCAGTATCATTTTTTATAAAAGTATCTCTAATAGTAATAAGCTCTTCAAGTGATTTATCAGGTAAAATATTAAACATTGCCTTGATTTCTTTATATTTAGGACTTTCACTATTATTAGTCATATCTTCCCAGTTTTGATTAACTGTATTTCTAGCATTAATTGCAGGTTGTTCTTGAGAAATTGTTAGTGCAAAATAGTCTAACAACTTTTTCTTAGGGAGCTGTGTAACATCAAGAGTGTCAATTGTGGTTAGTTCATTCATTTTTTTCTCCTTAAAATAATTTATCCAAAAATTCTTCTGAACCAACTTTTTGGTTCTTCTTTTTTTAGTTCAGAAAATTCTAGTTCTAATTGCTTTTTCTCATCAAGTGTTTGCTTAGTTAAAATTTGCTGATTCTCTAATAGTTGTTGCAAGTGGTCAATCTGAGTATTCTTTTTTTCCAATTCTTTCTGAAAAAAATCAAGTTGATCGACTAGGTAATTATTGGGTAATTCACTAGTTTTTTCATTAGGTATTTTACCTTGTATATTTTCTTTTATTATCTCTATACCAGTGTTTTTAATGTAGGTAATACCATTTTCTTTTGTGGTTAATTCACTAGGTAATTTCCTTACCTGATACTTAACCTTATCTTTGCTGACATTCAACTCGTCAGCCAATTGTTTTATAGTTTTTTTTACCATTTGTTGCTCCTACTTAAAAAATCAGATAGGATATTTTCTTTTAATTGTTTATCTTCTTCCTCTTGTTTTTCAGCTAATAATTGAGCTTTTTTATCCTCTTCACTTTGTCCTAATTTCAAACCTAAAATTCTGTCTTTAGCTCTTAACTTTTCACTTTCTGATAATTCTCCATTATGTTCAATATTAAACAATTTTTGTCTAATATCTTCTCTTTCTCCTTTTGAAAAATCATCAGAAT
Proteins encoded in this region:
- a CDS encoding Bsp6I family type II restriction endonuclease; translated protein: MAYKKFGYIEIDDARIDATCDAYFKWKDLNTYIKNTSSRGMNMPDAISEPMGCYCLGYLWNRGSEVGDATDPITNKKIEFKATSKFEGDLSSFGPKTVFDNLVFLRFYLDENKLYIYDLNINSEEFGKYPANKTQTIQEQKAAGRRPHVSLQSLFVDAKNLQPDIIFDIRRCRIIEDNRH